Part of the Deinococcus ruber genome is shown below.
GTGAACATGTTTGTTGGGCAGAAGTTGGCCAGCATGTGGCACTTGACGTAGGCCCAGACGAGCTCAATCGGATTCAACTCCGGTGAATATGGGGGCAGATACACCAATGCCAGACGAGGTTCACCTGTGACGAAGGCGCTGAGCGCCTTCGTCTTGTGGATGCTCGCATTGTCAAGGATGACGGTCACGTTCCCCGGCACATGTCGCAACACGTGCGTGAGGAACTCAATGACCGTTGTGCCCTTGATGGCAGCCTGGTAGGTCTGCTGCAAGAACTGGCCGGTCGTTGTGATCGCCCCAATGGTCGAGAGCTTCTGCCA
Proteins encoded:
- a CDS encoding IS630 family transposase, producing WQKLSTIGAITTTGQFLQQTYQAAIKGTTVIEFLTHVLRHVPGNVTVILDNASIHKTKALSAFVTGEPRLALVYLPPYSPELNPIELVWAYVKCHMLANFCPTNMFTLKSRLIQAWQRVRYVQLPTRLLNGSEP